A single Nicotiana tabacum cultivar K326 chromosome 5, ASM71507v2, whole genome shotgun sequence DNA region contains:
- the LOC107767979 gene encoding uncharacterized protein LOC107767979, whose product MTLTQTCRVVEIRPVAEKLSDPGSFTIPCTIVNFAFAKALCDLEASINLMPLAIYKRLGIGRDRPMSMLLQLADKTVKRPSGILDDVLIQVGKFVFPADFVILDCKVDEEIPIILGRPFLATGRALIECETGKLKMRLNNEVITFNVQKFMRQPSEFTNCSLIDVVDVIVEEDDETLTIEDPLAACLVNLDKVNMEELTEWVLALECRGFWERTLEFEPLHLGNRETSPTKPSIEELPKLELKPLPAHLRYAFLGPKSTLLIIISSSMLDVQAQQLLQVLKECKAAIG is encoded by the coding sequence ATGACTCTAACTCAGACCTGCAGAGTTGTGGAGATTAGACCAGTAGCTGAGAAGTTGTCTGatccagggagtttcacaattccctGCACCATTGTTAACTTTGCCTTTGCCaaggcactttgtgatttggaggctagcataaatcttatgcccctggcgaTTTATAAAAGGTTGGGGATTGGAAGAGATAGACCCATgtctatgttgttgcagctggctgaTAAAACTGTGAAAAGACCCTCTGGTATTTTGGATGACGTGTTGATACAagtagggaaatttgtgttccctgcagattttgtgattctagatTGTAAGGTTGATgaagaaattcccataattttgggaaggccgttctTGGCCACAGGGAGAGCTCTCATTGAATGTGAAACCGGGAAGCTCAAGATGAGGTTGAATAATGAGGTTATAACATTCAACGTGCAGAAATTTATGAGGCAACCAAGTGAATTCACcaattgttctcttattgatgTCGTGGATGTAATCGTGGAAGAGGATGATGAGACATTGACTATTGAAGATCCTCTTGCTGCATGTCTTGTGAATTTAGATAAGGTGAACATGGAAGAATTAACAGAATGGGTGCTGGCTCTAGAGTGCAGAGGGTTTTGGGAGAGAACACTTGAATTCGAGCCCCTACACTTAGGAAACAGAGAAACTTCTCCAACCAAGCCATCCATAGAAGAACTACCAaagttggagttgaagccactgcccGCCCATCTCAGGTATGCGTTCCTAGGACCTAAATCCACTTTACTTATTATTATCTCATCAAGtatgttagatgtgcaggcacaacagctTTTGCAGGTACTCAAGGAGTGCAAGGCTGCCATTGGGTAG
- the LOC107767967 gene encoding NAC domain-containing protein 92-like, producing MELKVNKEESSLPPGFRFHPTDEELITYYLVNKISDASFTGRAIADVDLNKSEPWDLPGKAKMEGKEWYFFSLRDRKYPTGVRTNRATNTGYWKTTGKDKEIFNSKTSELVGMKKTLVFYKGRAPRGEKSNWVMHEYRIRSKSSYRTNKQDEWVVCRIFQKSAGMKKYPTNHSRTIVNPYSLEINQNAISSQMMMQPDHGFQFAMGRNYINHASNYMNNFPIQHQMNYNIGGSSSGGGGGGGDNFFTISGLNLNLGGGAAASSQPVLRPMPPPPPPPQVMNIQHEVTSSMLDNCAITSEAGYGAEMNSAHYCADLDNYWATY from the exons atggAATTAAAAGTGAATAAAGAAGAGAGTAGTCTACCACCAGGATTCAGATTTCATCCAACAGATGAAGAGCTTATAACATATTATCTTGTGAATAAGATTTCTGATGCTAGTTTTACTGGAAGGGCTATTGCTGATGTTGATCTTAACAAATCTGAGCCATGGGATCTTCCAG GTAAGGCAAAAATGGAAGGAAAAGAATGGTATTTCTTCAGCCTTCGTGATAGGAAATACCCAACTGGAGTTAGAACAAATAGAGCTACAAATACTGGATATTGGAAAACTACTGGCAAAGATAAGGAGATATTCAATAGTAAAACTTCAGAATTGGTTGGCATGAAAAAAACATTGGTTTTCTATAAAGGAAGAGCTCCAAGAGGAGAGAAATCAAATTGGGTGATGCATGAATATAGAATTCGATCCAAATCCTCTTATAGAACAAACAAG CAAGACGAATGGGTGGTTTGCCGAATTTTCCAGAAGAGTGCAGGAATGAAGAAGTACCCTACTAACCATTCAAGGACAATAGTTAATCCCTACTCTTTGGAGATTAATCAAAATGCAATATCCTCACAAATGATGATGCAACCTGATCATGGCTTTCAATTTGCAATGGGAAGAAATTACATAAACCATGCATCTAATTATATGAACAACTttccaattcaacaccaaatGAATTACAATATAGGAGGTAGTAGCAGTGGTggcggaggaggaggaggagataATTTTTTTACTATTTCAGGCTTAAACTTGAATCTTGGTGGTGGTGCCGCCGCCTCGTCTCAGCCAGTTTTAAGGCCAATGCCGCCACCGCCGCCACCACCACAAGTTATGAATATTCAACATGAAGTGACTTCTTCTATGTTGGATAATTGTGCAATTACAAGTGAGGCAGGTTATGGGGCAGAAATGAATAGTGCACATTATTGTGCTGATTTGGACAACTATTGGGCTACTTATTGA